The genomic interval AAGAAcactaattattttattttcttggcttaattttatttttagcaagtATATCCAGGATAAATATTCTGGTTAAAATCAGTGGGCTGCTGCTTACATTTTTGGGGCAGCGTATGACATCTCCATCATTCTCTCCGCAGCAGTTGGCATATTAATTGTGAGTACACAAAACATGAAGCACTCACTGATAACTTGctcctgatttttttggaaatgtcTGCTACAGGCACTTCAAACAGAAGCAGGGGGGCTGTTCCACCTGTTGTGGCTGAACGAGGAGTCCTTTATATCTTTGCAAACTGCAGGATGCACCTTAACTTGACTTAAattacaagaaataaaatttccctGTTTTAACCTCTGTCCTATAATTGTGCTATGGCAGCATCAACCCATGGTACACGGCTGTGCATTTTGGGAAGTCTGAGACTGAAACATAAAGGACTGGGATAAGCTTTGCAAGTGGATGGGAAAGGACAATCTGCATGCAATCAGGCCATGTTTTGTCAAATAAAATTCCTTATTTCCATAATGATGAAGGTATaatgtttttccttcccctttgtTAAAGCCTGGGATTTCGTTTGAGTACCAGACACCTAGTACTTCAGTATTTCAGTCTCAGTGCAGAAGTATGCAAGAGGTAGAACAGCTGATCTGCTACACTGCCAACAGCCAGGAAATGCCATGTCACTGCCACTCCTGCCAGCCCTCTTTTGCATAGCCCCATGTGCCACCATGACTCACGGGAAGCAGGGGCCCCTAGAAGAGACTTTCTGTTCATTCCCTTCACCAGGACTTCACTGGACTGAGAGGTGTCCTTGCTATTGGCTGTTCCATGTTGACTCTGCCAGTCTTTGCTTTCCTGGCATTCACATCTGTGCCTCTACCGGTCTATACCATCTGGCTGGGGATCACTTACTCCTTTGCTGCAGTGAGTACAGTCCCCCACTGTAGCTGGGTGTATTGCAGCTACACTCCTACATCTGGATGGTGTATTACTGCTGCCCTGGTGTCCTGCTAAGCAGGTTTCACAGCCACAGGTTGAAGTCACTGGCTCTACAAGCCTGAAGTTGTGGGAGCCTAATTAGATGGGCAGATCATACCCTGGGCAGAGTTCCTAGCATGAACGGAATAAACCTGAAGCCTTGAGAGATGTGTTGCTGGGGGGATGCTGATAGAATCATCCTACCTAGACTTATAAGGTCAAAACCTTGTCCTGTGGCTGCGATTGGCTATTTCACACCAGGTAACCCTAGGTATTGTGAAGCCCACCATGCCCCTGGGTCTTTGGAAGCTGCCTCTCAGACCATGCAGTCTCTCTATGAACATTAAAATCTATCGGGCAATTCCATCAAACCCAACCCGTTATCATTGCCATGCCGCCCAGCCGGGTCAGTCCCAAATCACAGAGCTGACTGTGACATGAAGTCTTTGCTTAGTAACAAATAACCCTAAAGAATCAACAATGGAGCAGAaaggcagagcacagagcaaaCAGAGTTTGAACATCTCCATGGATGGAGACTCTCTGGGCCACCTGTCCCACTGTCTGATGCCTTGCAGGAAAAATGTGTGTCCTTGTGTCCAGATGGAATTCTGTGTGGTTTCTCTTGTGCCCATTGCCACTTGTCCAGAGCAGAGTCTGGATCCCTCATCCTTGCTCCCTCCCAGCAGGTACTTGAGCACATGAGTCAGATCTCTGAGAGCCttcctgagcagccccagctttcTCAGCCCCTCGTCCTGTGACAGATGCTCTAGTCCCTTTATCACTTTTGTGGCCCATGACTACATCCCCTAAATCACATCTGTCTTGTTCTAGGGAGGTCAAAACTGCACACAGTGCTTCAGGTAAGAACTCATCAGCACTTTGACACAGCTGGCAAATCAGAGTCCTGCTAGACTGTGGCTTCAAAATATCCTTAGGCCCCCACTTCTTGTACTATTCTTCAGTGCTGAAATCCTGCACTTGCattttttcagaggaaaaatccCATGATGAATTTCCAGCTGTAACTATGAAAAAACATATGCAGCAGGGCTGTAAACTGATGTTGGAGACTTGTGAACAGAACAGCTTGTGTTCACAGCTGATTTATGTGCTAATACCCTGGCTTAATAGCAGTGACTTCAGCCTGGTTTGCTGACTCCATCAGCTTTCTTAGTTAATGCCATGTGATGCAGCAGCTAAACTCAAAGGGGGTTGGTACTGCTACAAGTGCTGGGATAACCACTCAAAGTCCTGTACTTGCTCCTTCAAGGAAGAAGCTTGCTCAAAAGCCAGCCATTCCTGTTTGACATCCCACAATCTACCTCCAAATTACTAGAAAAGAAACTTCACTCTTCTATTTTGAAAAAGAGTTGTGACATACTTTCCTTAAAGTCTGCCAGTGGTTAACAAGGTTCTCATTGATGTAGCACCAAAGTCTGTCTGCTCTGCTGGGTGTCACAGCCTTCCTGTACCCCTCCTGTTTTCACTGCCTACATGGAGAACTTCTATTAGCTAGAGAGGGTTTTATAGAAACCATAGAACAATGGTCCTTGCACTTGCTTATAAAAGCCCTACCCACAGAATCTGAAGATGTGGGGACATTCTAGTGACCTTTGGGTCTGTTGCACAAAGACCATCTTCAGGGTGGGAGGACTCTACTGGAGCTTCTCACCGGCAGAGTTATTTCTGGACAGGCCACTCCTGTCTTTCAGCTCAAATGGATAAATCTTGAAGCTGACATAACAATAAGGAGGGAGATGATGACCTTACCTGCTAACCTCCACTGGGCACACTGATTGCTTACTCAGCTTTCTTCAGTAATGACCCCCTGATGACCGGGAAGCCACCTTCACTTTGCCTGTCTTCCCCATTTTTGCTGGACACCAGCACCCAATTTGCAGCTGGGATAccagagctcagctctgagcTTTCAAAAAGGCAATTGCATGGCTCTCACGCTTTGCTTGAGTTTGTCATGAATATGAAAGGGTGGCATTCACAAAGGTCAACATGCTGCAAGAAATGGAAGGAAAcaatcagggttttttttgtttaactttTGTAGTGTTGCACTGATTATGGGTAACTGAAACCCCCATGCCTTACAATGTCCCCAGCCTTAGACAACCCAGACATTTAAGCTGCACATATTCTCTGGCAGAACATTCCTCTTGCCAAAGACACAGTAGATTGAAACACGTAAAATACAGACTGAAACCTTAAAGTGGATATTAGTTCAGGCAGTTCACACTGATTTGGACTTGGGTTGCCCTTCATGCCCAAGTGCTTGCTCCCAACAGCCAGAATGTTAAACACTGACACAGTAGAACACATATCTATGTAAGTCTGTGGGAGGAGACAGTGGAGAAAAAGCCATCATCTTTATGATCTTTATGAAGAACCTGGCATAATGTTAAGTTCCTGTTACTTTAAGAGGCCCCTGTGCTTTTAATACACCTGAACACAGAGGTCTGTGGTTTTGGCTTAAGTGGCACGTAACACacccaagcagcagcagaggaggggtCATGAAACCAAAGGCAGCACAGCTACTATTTTAAGTATCTGTATATGTAGgagggaagagaaaagcagTGGGTAAGAACACAATCAGAAGTCAGCTGGACCTAGAAAGGCTGGTAAGTAAAACAAATTCCTGCATTCCTGCTGGCTATGTGAGAGTATTTTGACCCACTTAAGGAAGAAGAGGTTTTCATATGAATATAAGGAAattgaaagaaagggaaagcaaaTTCAAGATGAGACTGTCTTTATTCCCAGAAGCAAGataaaactacaaaaataatcAGGGCTGCTAATTTAGCCCAGTAATTTAAATCTGCCTCTTCCTGCTCACCAACTGTGTTCAAAGGGAGGAGTGGAAACAGCCTAGGCAGCCAGCTTTGCCTGCTGGGAGACTTCTGGGCATCAGTTTTTGGCCAGCAATGAATTATTACCCAGTCCACTTCTTGCACAGCTGATAACCAGTAATGACAGAAAAAGCTTACATGTGACCAAGTCTCCCCACAGCCAGGATGCTGTGACCTGTCTTTGCTTCTTCAGAAACAATGGAAAATTCCAGCCTCAATGACAATCCATCACCTTTTTCAAAGGGAGGTGATACACAGTTTCAGCAGAGCTTCAGCTGAAATTCAACAAGAGACACATCAGGGGCTTGGAAAAATCACTGGGTGACCACCTCTATCACAGAATCACCCAGGTAGCCAGGACACTTGGACATCCACACACCATTAACATGGTGATTGTATTGATCATAAGCAACTCTGACAACCTTCCAGGGAACATACTACAGCAGTAACTCATTTTGTCCTTTAAAAGCTCACAGTAATGCTGCTTAAAACACCAACAAAGGACATTAATCTTCCTCATTGAAATTGCAATGCAGGGTGTGATGCAGTGATGCAACAGTATCAGACAGTGCTTGCTTTAAAGGTTTTGCACAGTAGCCAGCAGTCTTCACAGGGAAAAACATGCATGATCTGGCTTAACTGGCACACATGGGCATCAGGAGGGATGACacactgcagctgggctgtTCACTAGAGCCGTGAGGTCTTTTACAGGACAGGCACAGTGACATGTTTAGGGACTAAGCACCAGATATGCCTAGAACCACATATGACTCACGAAAGTATGCAAGTCCTCCTTTAACCACTTCCTAGGCTAAGCTCACTATGGACACCATCATTTTCCTTCCCAGATTGAAACAGCAACTCAGAAAACATTCCATCCCAAGTGTTTAGCTACAAACTGGCAGTTCTGGGGAAAGCAATGAGGTGACATGCACAGTTGCAAAGTGGAGCTATACTGCAGTCTACTGTAGGCTGCAGCTCAAATGAAAGACAGTCCTTCATTGCTAATGGGCTATCAAGGACATTGCCACATTCCCACATTATGCAGATCCTACCCAAACTGTACATGCTTCAGAGGAGAGTTCTGAATTGTAAATGGCCGAACACAGAAGTCACTGTAGGAGTGAGGGCTGGCTGAGAGGCTGTGTGAGCATCACAGCCTGGAAGTTCAGGGATGAATGCCAGACACACAACAACCTGGCTGAGAGGTCACTGTATCCAGATCACCTAGAACTGCAATGTCAGTAGCTGCAGTACCCTTCTGTCAGCCAATGCAGTCAAGCACATGAAAGGTGTTTTATGCACTCACTAGAAACATACAAATAAGGGTATGACTTCACATAAAGAATATGCCCTGCTCAAGGAGGATTACTATGTTTTTCTGCAAATAgccttaaatatttaaaatattttaatatttaattctaTTTACAGTATTGCTGAAGAACATAACAGAATCCCAGTGTGGTATCATGGAATGTTGTCCACAAAAAGGCATTAAGCTGATCTCTTGCTACCGTCCTACGCCATCACAGATAAGAGGTATCTGTTTCACAGGAAGCCTTGGGCAGGATGtcacagctcctgagcacagtcCTATGTACAGAAGGCCTGAAAATATATGTGcagtttttcccatttcagACCATGAAATTCACCAGTGTCTCTATGGTGAAACAGAGTACTGACCAATTTATAAAATCAGGCATCTACAGCACACAATGAAGTAACAAAACACAGAGGTTTATTGATAACTGCATGTTCTGTCATTTGATTTCCAATCCCCTTATGTCCCAGAGAAATGCTCAGATCAATCTTACCTGAAGAGTTGAAAACACTGTTTAGATcccaaagaaagaaatgcaagaaaattaaCATAGTTTAACTAATTTAAGGCCTAGTTAGAAGTTGCTTTTAAAAGACAGGCACTGAAGCCAATGCACAACAGGTACTAAAAGATGCCAAATGCTTGGTATTGCAGGTAGCATTCGCTACCAGAGCCTGCAATGTAGGAAGCAGCCCCTGGCTGACTTTTCTACATGACAGCTTCCTGTCAAGTACTGGAACAAGGAACTGGAATGGCTAACATGTCCAAGACTGAgccagaggctggagagcacaGACTCAGGAAGAGCTGCTAAGAAATAAAAGTTTGGAAGTAACTTAAGTTCATTCCAGGGTTGCAGTTTGAACTACTGCCCTGTTTTCCTGGGAGGAAAATTAATAGGCAGCTCCAAACCAATCTGAAAGATACAAAGGCATTTAAATCCCTACTTGCGATGGCTGTTTCTCCCCTAGCACTGCCCCATATGTTTCACTATTTGAAAAGGCAACTAAGTCTTAAAGCAGTCACCCATTGCTGCTGATACAAGGGAACTGCATGACCTAGGAAGCATTAAAATCACAGAGAAGTTTAGCACCTGGCTCAGCACCCTGTCTCaatggcagcagctcccagggaacaTGGGCTAGAACTGCAGTGAATATACATAATAAGGccactttttcttttgtgtacCTAAACAACTCCTGTTTTGATATGTCAGATTTAAAAGCTCTGTATTCAAGATATTTAATATTAAGCACCTACAGTTAAcagtcatatatatatatcaaagCTCTGGATATGATCATAAAATCCATTCAGAGAACAAACCCTCTCCCAAAAACATCTGTGCAAACATTCACATCTTCCAAACATGATTTACGAGAGATTTTAGTAATACAAACCTTCTGTTTGTGCTGGCTTTGTTTTTCCAACTAAGGTAATCTACAGCAAAATCAATTACTGCTCTAGGCTGGGGAGAACTCGCGTAATTCTCCCAACCTTACCAACAAAAGTCAACAGGAGACAGTCAAAGGCAAAGGTAAGGCTGATGAAATACAGGAGAATTCACTAACAGACTCAGCACAGGCAAAGCCAACAGGAAATTCATTGTAGTAGAGATAGGAGAACAGTCCTGATTTCCATGGGGCGCCAAGTGAACGCCTGTGCTGAAGATAAGCCCTTTCTACAGAGGCTGGGTCAGAGTGACCTGGCTGATAACTCAGTATATTCTCCATGGTAACTGTAAACTTCCACATTGCCTCTGTTCAAAGAGTACCATAAAGCTATTGTTTGCACCCACATCTTTACCAGAAAACATACAAGCACTAAACTAGAAGCACCTACATGAAACAGCATGTTGGACTGTCACATGTGAAGAGCCAGTCACAGTAATCTGCAAATTACTAAAGGCATCCGAAAGACCTGAATACCTGGGGAGGGGAAGACCACAATCTTTACAAACATATGATGGTTTATGAGTAAAAAGAAACTTTCAGCTTATTTTGTCCTTGTATCAGCAATCATGTGCTGCaagcaagaaaagagaaaaagaagcaatCACTGAAGACACTCTTAACCATGGCAGCACTACTTGTTCCAGTGGAAGATATTTATAGTCACATGACTGCAAGTCACCGCATGCTGTGAAGCTGCATCCCACTGCCTAGGGGAAATCCCAGACTACCTGCTGTACTTCATAATCTTCAGGTGTGACTTCCAGGCCTCTTCCCATTCACAATGTTTGACATGTTGACTGAATGGATAAGCCTGATTCCACAAGAGCATGCTGAACCACAAGCTAGCTAAGAACCTAGAAGTGTGAGGAACTCACCACTAAGTAGCACTGATTTTTCACAAAGTTACACTAACATCCTGCTCTGCCACCCATCCAGGCAGGCCAATACTCACATCTTCCACAAGGCACCCATTCCCTCCCCAGCATGTCCTCCCCAAATCAACCAGTTAGCCTTCCTACATACTCTAACATAACCCTCATCCATCTGCCTAAGAATCTATTCACAAGCAATAGTGTATAAACTGACCTCAACACCATAGACAACAGTTTCTCCATTAGTGAAAATTACACGATAACCCTAATAGAACGCAATGCTGGATTTCCCCCCTGGTGGATTGAGAACTTTGTTGTGTGAGCGTGGCCTTGGCCCTAGTCGGGGTTCGTGATTGTCTATCTTGGGTTCTGGCTCCTTCCATCGCTCCTCTTTGCTCAGAGCTTTTTTCTCGCCTCTGTCTTCCAGGTGTGGTTTGATATTTTCTGTcgctgcattaaaaaaaacagattagATCATCAGATCACTTACTATTCTGTAGTGCACAAAGTGCCTCATTTTCTGTGGGCTGCATTTTCCACATCTCCCATCCACAACACACCTAGGTTTCTCATTATCTGTTcatttttcctgaaggaaaCATGTGCTAAGAAAAGAATTTCACTTTTCACAAGAATTCCTCTCTTCCTTCATCAGTCTTTCTAACAAGGATATGAAGACTGAGCAACACACCTTCAGAATTATTTTGGCAGTTGCAGGCAATTAAGCGCTACAACGTATCAATCAATCCTTTCATACTGAGCTTGAAAGCAGGGTTCCCATCAATCTTTAACAATTAGCTGAGTAATATATTTTGTCAGTCAGCTGCTTAATATTTACAACCACAGAAGGCAAAAATTAGCCATTTGAAGAAGATGGCAAGAGAGGAAGAGGTAACCTGATAACATGCTTTGCCATATACAAATTCCATACATATCTGTATATACACACATGGTATCAAGCAAAGTCtaaacatacacacacagaatATCATGACTCACACCTGTGTTCTCCTCAGTAACAACAAGAGAACCATTTCCCCGACACAAGCAATTAGATTTCTGACTAAACTTTTCAGTTATATTATCCTAAAAATATGAGAATAAGACTAATGTTTAAGCAGAAGCACAAGAAAATTCCTCATAGCTTATCTTCCCAAaaagaacaaaggaaagaaTTTATCTTGCTGACCTTCTAGCTTCTTTGgtatttcctcttctttcaaGACTATGTGATCCTGCAAAGAAATCGAAAACTATCTTAGTGTATTATTGCTCTCAAACAGCAAATCTGTCACAAATAATCCTTCTGGAAGTTTTGCTTCATTTCTAAGATAATAGATCACTGATCAAATAAAAGTAAGCTGTGTGTAGCCCTTAATCCCTTCCATTTCTACAGAACCCCAAAAGCAGGGGCACAAATCTTCTATGTTACAGCAAGGTGCACATCTCAGACAGTTCATTGAAACATGAATGAAGAGGCTACATTAGATCACCAAAATGGCAAGCACAGCAGTGGTGGGTTAACTGCCAGACAATTTTAGAGGTCTTCTCCAACCATAAGGATTTTAACGTCAGGAATTACCATTCCTGTCAAGCACCTGCTATCACACAGGAGAAGTTGGTACACACAACTATAATACAAGCAGCCCTTGAAGACCCTATTTTTATGCAGCAATCCCTGTCTTCAGCAAGTATCCCAACAGTCAGGTAATAATCAAAGCATTTTAAGACCATTTCCCCGACAATCTGAATTGACTGTTGGAAATACACAGACACACTTCAGAGAAGTATGTTTTCCCACCCATAAAACTCAATCTGCAGTAGTTTTTGTAAGTATGCTGTCTTCTTTCCATCTCAGTTTCTCCCCACAATTCCAATACTCTAACTAATGACATAAGAATTTCTACAATGTTGTCCTCCATTTAGTCAAGAATTCATGGGAATTAAAGTTATATTTCTATAAAAGTACCTAAAAAGAGTGATCATTCCAATAAAGGGGTacagagaaacaaagaaaagccCTCTCCTACACCAACAGCACTACTCCTGCCAAAACCTAGCTCCCAATCttgtttttcctcctcctcctcctttcatATGGTCTCAAATACTATTCAGAACATGCATAACAAGAAAGCACTCTACCAACACCTTAAATTTAAGGGGAAAAACACAAAGGCAAGAAAGTTAAATTGGACTTTGGTTCTTTCTTCCTAAGCTTCTAGGAAAAACTACACTTGTAGTCAGCACAATGATAATTTCTGTCCTGGTTCCAGCCAGTAAGGGGTAATTTTTGCAGTGGCCAGGGAAGGCATGGCTGAGACCTGGAGCTTATTCTATGCCACAACATGTGCAGGGTGTGGGGGGAAGACATCCCTTCTGGCTGGCAGTGGTGTGGCCGAGCGGTTGGGGTAGCACTGTGTTCCTTGTGGTGAGCACTCACGTGTGAATTGTTCATCCTTCTTGTACACTCCATTACTaattttgttgctgttactgttctTTTTGTATCTCATTGCTATTTCCAGTAAATTGCTCTTATTTCAACCCATGATTTTTACCTTTTACCTCAAATTTCCCTCCCCAGCCACAGAAGGAAGGGGGAGGGGAGTGTGAGTGGTGCATGGTTTGGAGCATTTTCAATGGGAACACTAAACAGGggaataccattcctaaaccatgTCAGTTTCATAGAATGTTAAATTTCCATGCTATTTGACATGCCAAAAACATTATCACCATAATAGCTACTCACTTTTTAGTATTTACTGACAGTAAGGCAGCAAGTTGTAAATCTGCATATAGGTCACTTAAATACAGTAACTGGTAATGTATCCTGCTTTTTCCAAACCCAGATGTGGTCTTAACTACAAGCAACTATTACACATCCCAGCTTCTAGATAAAAACTCAACTGTATAACCTATGTATAACAACTGTAACACTATACTAAGAGACTTTTGTGTCTCTTGTACAAATCAAGTACCTGCTGGGCCTGATACCACTGATCCCAAATTCACTTTTTCACTGTTGGTCACTTAAGCTTAATCTGTTCAAGTGCTTTCAAGGTGACTGTAGATACACGTATTTAGGAGGGGTGAAGTGCACAACCAGGCCTCACAAAGGTTTATGACTGTAGCTCATCAACTTCCCAAGTCTGCATCAAAATCACATCTGCCAAACTGCAGAATAAGGAGAAATATCTCCTCCCTatccagttttttttttttttttttgaacacaCATCCACAGTCTAATTAATACTTTTACAACAAACTGCAGAGATCTGATACACCCAAAATAATAAGCTATCAAAGAGACTTTAGGAATACATCTAACTCAAAGTCACTCCATGCACACTCAGTTCTGTTCTTAGGGAGAGTGCAGGTACATGAGAGAGCACAACAGGACCCTAGAGCTGCTGGCTTCTTGATCTGACAGCAACAGAAGTACAAATACCTTGGGTTTGTTCGGGTGTGCTCGCACAATGCTAGGAGAGACAGGAGACCCAAAGATATCACTTGTCTTCCCACCAGGTGGATTCATGCGTGGACGAGGCTGAGTAGAACTAGAATCCTCAAAAATGccactttcttttcctcctgcaaGGCAGTtgttaagaatttttttcctagattaCTTTTATCACactatagtaaaaaaaaatcaaaaagataTATAATTTAAGGACTTCTACAACCCTGCTGCCTAGGGACTTCGTCTTATTTGCCTAGTTGAAATCCTTTATTACAATTCACCTGTGGTTCTCAAATTGAGCTAACTGCTGATACAGCTCTACAATAGAAGCTGTTTCATCAATTCATTTCCTCAATTTGGAAAGAATGAAGATTTGAATGACATGCTAAAAAGTTTGTGAACATACAGATCACTGAAATATTCATATATTCAGGAGTTTGAAGAGATTTGTTGTTCAACCCTAATCAGTATCTAAAAAGGCAACATAAAAAAGACAGATCCCAGTGTTCTAGTTTAGGAACACAAAATCATTCTATGCTGCAATTCAGAGCCCAATCACACAGAAAGAGGGGGCAGCTTTTACCTGGAGGGTTTGTTCTTTTTGGAATGTTCTGAGGTTGTTCTGATGCTCCAAAGATATTGGATGCCATCCGGTGTGGCCTGCTTGAAGAAGACACTTCTTCTGTACTCCCAAAAAGATTACTAGAGTCTCCCCCTGGGGGCTTCAATACTCTGTATTACAGAATGAGAAACAATATCCAAAAgttcatttaaaatttatagCATTTAACATATTTGATGTCGTCCCCTTCCCATTCTCTCCTTGTATGTAATTATCCtgattttaatttactttaggTGATTCTGCTACATCCATGAAGTATCTACATTTCAAGAGCTGTTTTAATATTCTTAAGTTCAGAACAAATATTGCCAACCTCCTTGATCATTAAGGTATCTGTGATTACATGGAATGATCCTAACACTGCCACCTACACAAATGGCTATGCTATCTGTGCTGTTCCAGAATTTCTTCACAGGGAGAATGGGATTCTTCACTGCAATGGGCTGACCAGGGGagtggtagagtcaccatccctggaggtgttcacaAAATGACTGAGTGTGGCACTTAATGTTCTGGTCTAGTTAACAAGTAGTCAAACTTTGAACTCCATGAtttcagagggcttttccaaccttaacgattctgggattctgtatcaaaaataatttttgcagttACATCTACCAATTACCCACAGTCTTAGCAGCTGAACAAAGGTAGTAGCTCAATTATACTATTAATCTGAACCCTTGATCTGGAACCTAAAGTAACCTTTGCTTTTAAACCAAGAGAACAGTTACAAACTGCAAGATCTTGATCCTACCCAACCTGAATATAATTCAAATGTCAGCGAATTGTTACAACCCCTCCTCTCCCTAGCCCTGTAACAGCAGCACTTCATTACAGGTGAGCTACACGGAGCATAAAATGAAGTTCCTCTTGGTGCCAAGATCTACTCCAGTTTAAGATTTAGTTTCACAAAAATAGAGATATTTGGCTACTCTGTCAGAAAATGAGCTTTGTGTGCATTTCAGATCTCAAGATGCAGAAAGCAGTTTTAGGCCTTTcggaaaggaggagaaaaaagttCCTATTTTAGTCTGGGGATAGTTTATATAGACAGTACTAGCCTCAAAGGGACTGTCTTTGCTGGCCAATTTCAATATTTAATCCTTAGTATGACTGTGGATTTAATAAATGCCTTCAGCTTAAGGAGTAACTAGAATTTCAGCAGATAGGACAACTCCTTGTCCAAAGCACAGGTTAGATCATATAAAGCttatttatttacaatttaGTGTCCAATGGACTACAGATCCACTAGCCTCCGTGCTCTCCATGTATTTTAGAAGACTTAAACCCACTATTAAAGCAGACATTGTATAGGTAAATTATGAATTTCAATCATTCACTATGGATGCTAACTGAAGCAGGGAGcacggtgcctgtggaaattgcgggccacatagctttctcagtcttgcctgggaaagtggcctggaaattccacaggcactgtgctccctgcttcacagttagcatccataattcACAATGGCCCAGAAATCATGAGGCAGTTTAAGTATTTAAAGTGGGGAGACTGAAGGAAAAGGGAACTCTACAAAACAGTAGTTTGGGAAAGGTCTCTGTAAAAATAGATTCCTCTtacataatttaaattatttttgactttttctgttcttttcagtttttttttaactgcatttaGTCTTTTTTGCATTCCAGCTACATTAAGTATACCAGCAAAGAGACTGAAAGGAAGTAAAAAGCTGTTTATACAGCTGGAGCCTCTTACACTCCAGATTCACTCAATTTACCATGCTGTTTGCTAAACACATGC from Poecile atricapillus isolate bPoeAtr1 chromosome 14, bPoeAtr1.hap1, whole genome shotgun sequence carries:
- the JPT2 gene encoding jupiter microtubule associated homolog 2, whose product is MGQWPGQGGVAGSPRGAVAVGCGVELLSATMFQGTEVEPAKPSSRVLKPPGGDSSNLFGSTEEVSSSSRPHRMASNIFGASEQPQNIPKRTNPPGGKESGIFEDSSSTQPRPRMNPPGGKTSDIFGSPVSPSIVRAHPNKPKDHIVLKEEEIPKKLEATENIKPHLEDRGEKKALSKEERWKEPEPKIDNHEPRLGPRPRSHNKVLNPPGGKSSIAFY